Proteins encoded by one window of Thermus caldifontis:
- a CDS encoding response regulator transcription factor — MRVLLVEDDPGVREALELGLALEGHQVRSTESPQEALSLLPWAEVVVLDVLLPEGDGFSLLKEIRARSEVPVLMLTALDAVEWRVKGLKEGADDYLVKPYSLSELLARLEALVRRTKGPSEVLAYKDLRLYPRRMEAFRGERRLSLPPKAFLLLKAFLESPEEVLSKEALMHRVWGEEVEPATLEVHLSLLRKALGEPSPIQTVRGYGYRLFLP; from the coding sequence ATGAGGGTGCTTTTGGTGGAGGACGACCCGGGGGTTCGGGAGGCCTTGGAGCTGGGCCTGGCCTTGGAGGGGCACCAGGTACGGTCCACGGAAAGCCCCCAGGAGGCCCTAAGCCTTTTGCCCTGGGCAGAAGTGGTGGTTTTGGACGTGCTTTTGCCGGAAGGGGATGGCTTTTCCCTCCTTAAGGAGATCCGCGCCCGTTCAGAGGTGCCGGTGCTGATGCTCACCGCCTTGGATGCCGTGGAGTGGCGGGTGAAGGGCTTAAAGGAGGGGGCCGACGACTACCTGGTCAAGCCCTATAGCCTTTCCGAGCTCCTGGCCCGCCTCGAGGCCCTGGTGCGCCGGACCAAGGGACCCTCTGAGGTCTTGGCCTACAAGGACCTGAGGCTTTATCCCAGGCGCATGGAAGCCTTCCGCGGCGAAAGGCGGCTTTCCCTTCCCCCCAAGGCCTTTCTCCTCCTGAAGGCCTTTTTGGAGTCGCCGGAGGAGGTGCTTTCCAAAGAGGCCCTGATGCACAGGGTCTGGGGGGAGGAGGTGGAGCCCGCCACCTTAGAGGTGCACCTTTCCCTCTTGAGAAAGGCCCTGGGGGAGCCCAGTCCCATCCAGACGGTGCGCGGCTATGGCTACCGCCTTTTCCTCCCTTAG